In Chloroflexota bacterium, the DNA window GGGTTCGTCAAACGTCTCATCGTTTTCACAACCTCAACGGGGAGAATTACTATATGATCGAATTACTCGATTTAGATGGGGTCTTACCTGTCCGCATGACAGTGCCTTTTTACAGCCATCATCGCAGGATGCTTTCTACGGATCAGCTGGTTGTCGTTGAGGGGCGAATGATCAAAAATCAGGAAACTGGAACCGTGATTCTGGACGCGCAAAAGTTATGGCCTTTAGCGGCCAGATAGGCGAAGCCCGTGGTAAACTTACTGCCGCTGTGTGAAATCTGGAAGACGCTATGAGAAAACAGACTCTCTATCCCCTCACATTTATACCTGTACTCAAAGACTATATCTGGGGAGGGCGCAATCTTGAAAAATGGGGGCGCGAATTGCCTTTCGAAGGTGTAATCGCCGAAAGCTGGGAGATCGCCGGGCATCAAGATGGTATCACCGTTGTCGCCAACGGTTCGTTAGCCGGAAAACCGATCACAGACCTTCTGGCTGAATTGGGCACAGATCTGATCGGGTCAAATAGCGCCTGGGCTTTAGACAATCATAAATTCCCTTTATTGGTGAAACTACTTGATGCCAATCGACCCCTCTCTGTACAGGTACACCCCGATGATGCTTATGCACAGACCTATGAGGGTGGTGAAATGGGCAAAACGGAGATGTGGGTTGTTCTCCACGCCGAACCTGGGGCTGAACTAATTCTGGGCGTAAAAAACGGAACGACCCCTGAGATTTTTCGCCGAGCTATTCAAACGGGCCAGGTAGAAAATTATCTCCACCGGTTGAGCGTGCAAGCGGGCGACCATATTTGTGTCCCCGCCGGAACATTGCACGCGATTATGGATGGCGTGCTGATTGCCGAAATCCAGCGAAACTCCAATATAACTTACCGGGTATTCGACTGGAATCGTCTGGGAGTGGATGGCAAACCGCGCCCCCTGCATGTGGATAAGGCGATGGATGTGATCAACTTTAATCAAGTGGAGCCTGGCTTACGCCCCCCAAAGTTGATTGCCACAAAGCAAGGGATACGCCGCCTTGAGCTGTGCCGCAATAAACACTTTACCATCGAGCGCATCGAAATGCAGCCCGGATCAACGTATGAGGGCGAATGCACGGGTGAAACTATGGAAATATGGGGCCTGATTGCAGGCCGCGCAACCATCAACGCAATCGAATTCCAGGCCATCCAATTTGTTTTGCTCCCTGCCGTCTTAGGTAAGTTCACTATCCAGGCTGCTTCAGAAACTACGTTTTTGCGCACTTATGTTGAGAAACCCAACTCGCACTGATCCGCTGAAAATTGAGCGTGACCGATTGCACGAAAACAGGTTTCGCTTATGGAAATTCAATCCCCGTGCCAACCTCTATAGCGTGCTCCTCACAATGATTGCTGCCTTCGGGATTTGTAAAGTCAAAATCCTGAAACGCCAGACATTTTAATTCTAATTCTACTTCCTCCAAATAGCGCATCACTGGGCTGCTTTCAGCTTCTCCGCTGGCAATATAATCGTATACCTGCCCGGTTGACAGAATACTGCGCCCATTAATTTCGGCGGCATCTTCGGTTTTGAGGTTGTTGAGTGTTAATACGGCGGTTATTTCTAGCCATTCCGCACGGGTGGTATCTTCGAAATGGTATAGGATCGTATCTCGAATTGGCGCCATAATCGTAAAGATGCGAGCAACCTCGCGCATATTGTTCTCTGTCTGATAGTCATCCGTTCGGATGAGTTGTTCCCCGCCCTGAAGTGGCGTGCCTCGTGGCATAAGTACATTCTCGTTTTCGTCGACAACCAGATTATAGCCATAAGAAATCAGGCTTGCGTCCAGTAGATGTTCCCCGCCTTCTTTGATCAAAGGTTCGCCTGTGCGGATACTTGTCAGGCCATACGACCAAAGCTGCGTCAGATCAAGCACTTCGCTGGATGCCGACGTGATTGTCGCAGTGGGTTCAGATTCAGGGGTGGGGGTTGGTTCGACTTCGATGGTGGCAGAATCGGGCTGCTGATTCTCAACGGCTGTCATCATTGGCTGTGGACTCGAACAGCCGCCAAAGATTAAAATCAATACCAGTAAATAGGGCAATTTCTTCATTGCGTATTTTCCTTCGGATATTTAGGCTGTATTTCTACTATGTGTGGCTGGGCAATTGAATGACAAACTCGCTGCCTTTACCAACGCCCTCGCTACTGACGTTAAGCTCCCCGTTGTGGGCTTCCACGATGGCGCGGCTGATTGCCAGCCCCAAACCTGTGCCGCCGGTTTCGCGGGTACGGGCAGGGTCGGCGCGGTAGAAGCGGTTAAAGATGTGGGGC includes these proteins:
- a CDS encoding class I mannose-6-phosphate isomerase — its product is MRKQTLYPLTFIPVLKDYIWGGRNLEKWGRELPFEGVIAESWEIAGHQDGITVVANGSLAGKPITDLLAELGTDLIGSNSAWALDNHKFPLLVKLLDANRPLSVQVHPDDAYAQTYEGGEMGKTEMWVVLHAEPGAELILGVKNGTTPEIFRRAIQTGQVENYLHRLSVQAGDHICVPAGTLHAIMDGVLIAEIQRNSNITYRVFDWNRLGVDGKPRPLHVDKAMDVINFNQVEPGLRPPKLIATKQGIRRLELCRNKHFTIERIEMQPGSTYEGECTGETMEIWGLIAGRATINAIEFQAIQFVLLPAVLGKFTIQAASETTFLRTYVEKPNSH